Proteins encoded within one genomic window of Vidua macroura isolate BioBank_ID:100142 chromosome 2, ASM2450914v1, whole genome shotgun sequence:
- the LOC128804155 gene encoding uncharacterized protein LOC128804155 isoform X1: protein MQTQLSRYCKQEDMFNGHRLSGSCSNQFQPKIFPLRIWSSHPSSALTVENLKRLEEEYVASKEAFKLQRMQDYVEQTNLAFFHKETARRTSRDFVCDAEPEEASLPLPAKQAKIAMEFPEILLKKEEILTAPATYSPSAQPTGPVPKESRLLFQLGKKNRSDSPATINQHNTTLPTTGAAAATRIYTIWRCGSLLPSARRKHRDISNLPRREKAGKGN, encoded by the exons ATGCAGACACAATTAAGCAGATACTGCAAACAGGAGG ATATGTTTAATGGACACAGGCTGTCAGGGTCTTGCAGTAACCAGTTCCAACCAAAAATATTTCCCCTTCGGATTTGGTCATCACATCCCAGTTCTGCTCTCACAGTGGAAAATTTGAAAAGGCTGGAAGAGGAATATGTGGCTTCTAAAGAAGCCTTCAAACTGCAGAGAATGCAAGATTATGTTGAGCAGACTAATCTTGCTTTCTTCCACAAAGAAACAGCTAGGAGAACCAGCAGAGATTTTGTCTGTGATGCAGAGCCTGAAGAAGCCTCCTTACCCCTTCCTGCTAAACAAGCAAAAATTGCAATGGAGTTTCCTGAAATACttctgaagaaagaagagaTATTGACAG CACCAGCAACATATTCTCCATCAGCTCAGCCCACAGGACCTGTGCCAAAGGAATCCAG gctgctcttccagctggggaaaaaaaataggtctGATTCCCCAGCCACAATAAATCAGCATAATACCACCCTTCCCaccactggtgctgctgcagcaacacGGATTTACACCATCTGGAGATGTGGCTCCCTCCTCCCTTCTGCCCGACGTAAACATAGAGACATATCTAATCTTCCTCGCAGagagaaggcagggaaaggaaattGA
- the LOC128804155 gene encoding uncharacterized protein LOC128804155 isoform X2 — protein MQTQLSRYCKQEETARRTSRDFVCDAEPEEASLPLPAKQAKIAMEFPEILLKKEEILTAPATYSPSAQPTGPVPKESRLLFQLGKKNRSDSPATINQHNTTLPTTGAAAATRIYTIWRCGSLLPSARRKHRDISNLPRREKAGKGN, from the exons ATGCAGACACAATTAAGCAGATACTGCAAACAGGAGG AAACAGCTAGGAGAACCAGCAGAGATTTTGTCTGTGATGCAGAGCCTGAAGAAGCCTCCTTACCCCTTCCTGCTAAACAAGCAAAAATTGCAATGGAGTTTCCTGAAATACttctgaagaaagaagagaTATTGACAG CACCAGCAACATATTCTCCATCAGCTCAGCCCACAGGACCTGTGCCAAAGGAATCCAG gctgctcttccagctggggaaaaaaaataggtctGATTCCCCAGCCACAATAAATCAGCATAATACCACCCTTCCCaccactggtgctgctgcagcaacacGGATTTACACCATCTGGAGATGTGGCTCCCTCCTCCCTTCTGCCCGACGTAAACATAGAGACATATCTAATCTTCCTCGCAGagagaaggcagggaaaggaaattGA